In a genomic window of Rhopalosiphum maidis isolate BTI-1 chromosome 4, ASM367621v3, whole genome shotgun sequence:
- the LOC113548790 gene encoding kynurenine/alpha-aminoadipate aminotransferase, mitochondrial-like isoform X2 produces MNMAQYQLYSSSKESAAVERCPIDCVIPGYCPEEPIPSYNQNNAIPFKIDYSYFINEMSSKREPSKLREITRLLEKLPPDCIKFGVGVPNVLTFPFKKISVELITGENINLEGEELSDALQYLPSVGYRPLIKILEEIQESYHGPQNWNERSIIMTSGAQEGLSKVVDMCMRCNDPVIMPDPVYTGAVDLFKPYNADIIPIVQDSCGVIVEEIEKVLAERKRKMMPIPKMIYLNPTASNPAGTTMPTHRKRAIYKLACEYNMLILEDDPYYYLLFKKENPVSFLSMDTEGRVLRFDSFSKIMSSGLRVGFVTGPITLVRRIELHMQTSSMHTSSLSQVLLYKLLSHWGKDGLISHFMHVQNFYKQKLDHMMSAIKKNLNGLAEWYEPNGGMFLWLKIIGLNDAKQLVATRCLDKLIILAPGYALSANTEKPSPYIRISYSIASPEEVDRGISLLAEAIREELSK; encoded by the exons AATATGGCGCAGTATCAACTATATTCGTCCTCTAAAGAATCAGCGGCCGTGGAACGTTGTCCAATAGACTGTGTAATTCCTGGATATTGTCCCGAAGAACCAATACCGTCATACAATCAAAACAATGCTATTCCGTTTAAAATTGactattcatatttcattaacGAAATGTCATCTAAACGCGAGCCGTCTAAACTTCGAGAAAtta cGAGATTGTTAGAAAAACTACCACCAGATTGCATAAAATTCGGTGTAGGAGTACCGAACGTATTAACATTTCCGTTCAAGAAGATAAGCGTGGAACTAATTACCGGCGAGAATATTAATCTTGAAGGTGAAGAACTATCTGATGCCTTGCAATATCTGCCTTCGGTTGG atatcgacctttaataaagatattagAAGAAATACAAGAAAGTTATCATGGACCACAAAACTGGAATGAAAGATCTATTATAATGACATCTGGCGCACAAGAAGGACTGTCCAAGGTCGTGGACATGTGCATGCGATGCAACGACCCAGTAATTATGCCTGATCCGGTTTACACAGGAGCCGTTGACTTG TTCAAACCATATAATGCTGATATCATACCGATAGTACAAGATTCTTGTGGTGTAATCGTGGAAGAAATCGAAAAAGTTTTAGCtgaaagaaaaagaaaaatgatgCCGATACCTAAA atGATTTATTTGAACCCAACTGCATCAAACCCTGCCGGAACTACAATGCCCACACATAGAAAACgcgcaatttataaattagcttgtgaatacaatatgcttatTCTTGAAGATGATCCATATTACTACTTACTTTTCAAAAAG GAAAATCCAGTTAGTTTTTTGTCCATGGACACAGAAGGTCGTGTGCTTCGATTCGAttctttttcaaaaatcatgAGCTCTGGTTTACGCGTAGGCTTCGTAACCGGACCCATAACATTAGTACGTAGAATAGAGCTTCATATGCAAACATCATCAATGCACACATCATCATTATCGCAAGTACTTTTATACAAACTTCTATCACATTGGGGTAAAGATGGTTTGATTTCTCATTTTATGCATGTCCAAAACTTTTACAAACAAAAGTTGGATCACATGATGtctgcaattaaaaaaaatcttaacg GATTAGCTGAATGGTACGAGCCAAATGGTGGCATGTTTCTTTGGTTGAAAATAATTGGATTGAACGATGCCAAACAATTAGTCGCTACTAGATGTttggataaattaataattttagctcCTGGGTATGCGTTATCAGCCAATACCGAAAAACCAAGTCCCTACATTCGAATTTCGTATTCCATTGCTTCACCAGAAGAAGTCGATCGA GGAATTTCACTACTTGCAGAAGCCATACGAGAAGAATTATCGAAGTAA
- the LOC113549560 gene encoding integumentary mucin C.1-like: MNFKFTITMAIVITLSLSNLGQVRADDPASTAPPTTTTPTTTIATTSAPPTTSSGGSTQCPSYPPGSGGTVPTTSTATTTSS; the protein is encoded by the exons atgaattttaaatttaccattACCATGGCAATTGTCATCACCCTGAGTTTGTCT AATTTAGGACAAGTCCGAGCCGATGACCCTGCATCGACTGCACCACCTACAACTACAACTCCAACTACAACTATAGCTACAACTTCAGCTCCTCCAACTACTAGCAGTGGTGGTAGTACCCAATGTCCAAGTTATCCTCCAGGATCTGGAGGAACAGTTCCAACAACAAGTACAGCAACAACAacttcatcataa
- the LOC113548790 gene encoding kynurenine/alpha-aminoadipate aminotransferase, mitochondrial-like isoform X1 — translation MSFMKTLKKNISMKLNMAQYQLYSSSKESAAVERCPIDCVIPGYCPEEPIPSYNQNNAIPFKIDYSYFINEMSSKREPSKLREITRLLEKLPPDCIKFGVGVPNVLTFPFKKISVELITGENINLEGEELSDALQYLPSVGYRPLIKILEEIQESYHGPQNWNERSIIMTSGAQEGLSKVVDMCMRCNDPVIMPDPVYTGAVDLFKPYNADIIPIVQDSCGVIVEEIEKVLAERKRKMMPIPKMIYLNPTASNPAGTTMPTHRKRAIYKLACEYNMLILEDDPYYYLLFKKENPVSFLSMDTEGRVLRFDSFSKIMSSGLRVGFVTGPITLVRRIELHMQTSSMHTSSLSQVLLYKLLSHWGKDGLISHFMHVQNFYKQKLDHMMSAIKKNLNGLAEWYEPNGGMFLWLKIIGLNDAKQLVATRCLDKLIILAPGYALSANTEKPSPYIRISYSIASPEEVDRGISLLAEAIREELSK, via the exons AATATGGCGCAGTATCAACTATATTCGTCCTCTAAAGAATCAGCGGCCGTGGAACGTTGTCCAATAGACTGTGTAATTCCTGGATATTGTCCCGAAGAACCAATACCGTCATACAATCAAAACAATGCTATTCCGTTTAAAATTGactattcatatttcattaacGAAATGTCATCTAAACGCGAGCCGTCTAAACTTCGAGAAAtta cGAGATTGTTAGAAAAACTACCACCAGATTGCATAAAATTCGGTGTAGGAGTACCGAACGTATTAACATTTCCGTTCAAGAAGATAAGCGTGGAACTAATTACCGGCGAGAATATTAATCTTGAAGGTGAAGAACTATCTGATGCCTTGCAATATCTGCCTTCGGTTGG atatcgacctttaataaagatattagAAGAAATACAAGAAAGTTATCATGGACCACAAAACTGGAATGAAAGATCTATTATAATGACATCTGGCGCACAAGAAGGACTGTCCAAGGTCGTGGACATGTGCATGCGATGCAACGACCCAGTAATTATGCCTGATCCGGTTTACACAGGAGCCGTTGACTTG TTCAAACCATATAATGCTGATATCATACCGATAGTACAAGATTCTTGTGGTGTAATCGTGGAAGAAATCGAAAAAGTTTTAGCtgaaagaaaaagaaaaatgatgCCGATACCTAAA atGATTTATTTGAACCCAACTGCATCAAACCCTGCCGGAACTACAATGCCCACACATAGAAAACgcgcaatttataaattagcttgtgaatacaatatgcttatTCTTGAAGATGATCCATATTACTACTTACTTTTCAAAAAG GAAAATCCAGTTAGTTTTTTGTCCATGGACACAGAAGGTCGTGTGCTTCGATTCGAttctttttcaaaaatcatgAGCTCTGGTTTACGCGTAGGCTTCGTAACCGGACCCATAACATTAGTACGTAGAATAGAGCTTCATATGCAAACATCATCAATGCACACATCATCATTATCGCAAGTACTTTTATACAAACTTCTATCACATTGGGGTAAAGATGGTTTGATTTCTCATTTTATGCATGTCCAAAACTTTTACAAACAAAAGTTGGATCACATGATGtctgcaattaaaaaaaatcttaacg GATTAGCTGAATGGTACGAGCCAAATGGTGGCATGTTTCTTTGGTTGAAAATAATTGGATTGAACGATGCCAAACAATTAGTCGCTACTAGATGTttggataaattaataattttagctcCTGGGTATGCGTTATCAGCCAATACCGAAAAACCAAGTCCCTACATTCGAATTTCGTATTCCATTGCTTCACCAGAAGAAGTCGATCGA GGAATTTCACTACTTGCAGAAGCCATACGAGAAGAATTATCGAAGTAA
- the LOC113548790 gene encoding kynurenine/alpha-aminoadipate aminotransferase, mitochondrial-like isoform X3, producing the protein MAQYQLYSSSKESAAVERCPIDCVIPGYCPEEPIPSYNQNNAIPFKIDYSYFINEMSSKREPSKLREITRLLEKLPPDCIKFGVGVPNVLTFPFKKISVELITGENINLEGEELSDALQYLPSVGYRPLIKILEEIQESYHGPQNWNERSIIMTSGAQEGLSKVVDMCMRCNDPVIMPDPVYTGAVDLFKPYNADIIPIVQDSCGVIVEEIEKVLAERKRKMMPIPKMIYLNPTASNPAGTTMPTHRKRAIYKLACEYNMLILEDDPYYYLLFKKENPVSFLSMDTEGRVLRFDSFSKIMSSGLRVGFVTGPITLVRRIELHMQTSSMHTSSLSQVLLYKLLSHWGKDGLISHFMHVQNFYKQKLDHMMSAIKKNLNGLAEWYEPNGGMFLWLKIIGLNDAKQLVATRCLDKLIILAPGYALSANTEKPSPYIRISYSIASPEEVDRGISLLAEAIREELSK; encoded by the exons ATGGCGCAGTATCAACTATATTCGTCCTCTAAAGAATCAGCGGCCGTGGAACGTTGTCCAATAGACTGTGTAATTCCTGGATATTGTCCCGAAGAACCAATACCGTCATACAATCAAAACAATGCTATTCCGTTTAAAATTGactattcatatttcattaacGAAATGTCATCTAAACGCGAGCCGTCTAAACTTCGAGAAAtta cGAGATTGTTAGAAAAACTACCACCAGATTGCATAAAATTCGGTGTAGGAGTACCGAACGTATTAACATTTCCGTTCAAGAAGATAAGCGTGGAACTAATTACCGGCGAGAATATTAATCTTGAAGGTGAAGAACTATCTGATGCCTTGCAATATCTGCCTTCGGTTGG atatcgacctttaataaagatattagAAGAAATACAAGAAAGTTATCATGGACCACAAAACTGGAATGAAAGATCTATTATAATGACATCTGGCGCACAAGAAGGACTGTCCAAGGTCGTGGACATGTGCATGCGATGCAACGACCCAGTAATTATGCCTGATCCGGTTTACACAGGAGCCGTTGACTTG TTCAAACCATATAATGCTGATATCATACCGATAGTACAAGATTCTTGTGGTGTAATCGTGGAAGAAATCGAAAAAGTTTTAGCtgaaagaaaaagaaaaatgatgCCGATACCTAAA atGATTTATTTGAACCCAACTGCATCAAACCCTGCCGGAACTACAATGCCCACACATAGAAAACgcgcaatttataaattagcttgtgaatacaatatgcttatTCTTGAAGATGATCCATATTACTACTTACTTTTCAAAAAG GAAAATCCAGTTAGTTTTTTGTCCATGGACACAGAAGGTCGTGTGCTTCGATTCGAttctttttcaaaaatcatgAGCTCTGGTTTACGCGTAGGCTTCGTAACCGGACCCATAACATTAGTACGTAGAATAGAGCTTCATATGCAAACATCATCAATGCACACATCATCATTATCGCAAGTACTTTTATACAAACTTCTATCACATTGGGGTAAAGATGGTTTGATTTCTCATTTTATGCATGTCCAAAACTTTTACAAACAAAAGTTGGATCACATGATGtctgcaattaaaaaaaatcttaacg GATTAGCTGAATGGTACGAGCCAAATGGTGGCATGTTTCTTTGGTTGAAAATAATTGGATTGAACGATGCCAAACAATTAGTCGCTACTAGATGTttggataaattaataattttagctcCTGGGTATGCGTTATCAGCCAATACCGAAAAACCAAGTCCCTACATTCGAATTTCGTATTCCATTGCTTCACCAGAAGAAGTCGATCGA GGAATTTCACTACTTGCAGAAGCCATACGAGAAGAATTATCGAAGTAA